The uncultured Fretibacterium sp. genome includes a region encoding these proteins:
- a CDS encoding O-antigen ligase family protein: MNAPVPLVPPALLVTLWFAALALPNLVYSGVSFYDTLHIMKWTVTGVPIAIGLLVAGARLVLYGSGRIRFEVDLFGALWALLLLYCVAQPVWVRISSFTTLVHELICFAAVWAFYVLSTVSFPNWAIRPLLWLANINAALNVLFAELQIRNLNDLAFLKDIPVLGSLSGLGSLILPTPYNYIGNTAQQNMFGLWMAICVMSSVYLYIAYASTPDGKRRHPVVTALNLLLMAVNIWGLWNSTSRSGILSLFVGLSVLGLVVLVHFGRDYARRLGAVVLLFAAVLGGAMLVNRERAVELVAKTVDMVQDAGTVGGRSGIWTTSWTMFTMHPQGVGVGQFKWHYLKAQREAFKTHDYPWQYTHWAHNEFLQWFCEAGVAGGVLLLLMFGLWFFAFFGKVFRRDSLAPEVIWGCALVALILFNALWTRPFHRIENTLWLALAFAVTNREVLKGRLGWRASFSTGFTKLIGVSFVAVALVGLIYLGSGIEGNLLLRQALSTRSATGQRGLLERAARHPIVREDALKNLGYHYYQVGEQTNDIQAMAQGFRLLWQHFLREPHSEDMSTLLQWAQQFQQVEPLKELVSYLKPGTYRLETRKGVQDSQGNPVDAVLMVPIQGSGGMHVASPEEPEASPESGAPEAPALSDEEPISR, encoded by the coding sequence TTGAACGCGCCCGTGCCCCTCGTGCCCCCGGCGCTGCTGGTCACCCTGTGGTTTGCCGCTCTGGCGCTCCCGAACCTGGTCTACTCCGGCGTGTCCTTTTACGACACCCTGCACATCATGAAGTGGACGGTCACGGGCGTCCCCATCGCCATTGGGCTCCTCGTCGCGGGGGCGCGGCTGGTCCTGTACGGATCGGGCCGGATCCGCTTCGAGGTTGACCTCTTCGGCGCGCTTTGGGCTCTGCTCCTGCTCTACTGCGTCGCGCAGCCCGTATGGGTCCGCATCTCCTCCTTCACGACGCTCGTGCACGAGCTGATCTGCTTTGCGGCGGTATGGGCCTTCTACGTCCTCTCGACGGTCTCCTTCCCCAACTGGGCGATACGGCCGCTCCTCTGGCTGGCCAACATCAATGCGGCGCTCAACGTCCTGTTCGCGGAGCTCCAGATCCGGAACCTCAACGACCTGGCTTTCCTGAAGGACATCCCGGTCCTCGGCAGCCTGTCCGGCCTCGGCTCCCTGATCCTGCCGACGCCCTACAACTACATCGGCAATACCGCCCAGCAGAACATGTTCGGGCTGTGGATGGCGATCTGCGTCATGAGCTCGGTCTACCTCTACATCGCCTACGCGTCGACGCCGGACGGAAAACGGCGGCACCCCGTCGTGACCGCCCTCAACCTTCTGCTGATGGCGGTGAACATCTGGGGACTCTGGAACAGCACCAGCCGGTCGGGGATCCTCTCCCTGTTCGTAGGGCTGTCCGTTCTGGGGCTGGTCGTCCTGGTCCACTTCGGCAGGGATTACGCCAGGCGTCTGGGGGCGGTGGTCCTGCTCTTCGCCGCGGTCCTCGGGGGCGCGATGCTCGTGAACCGGGAACGGGCCGTTGAGCTGGTGGCCAAGACGGTGGACATGGTTCAGGACGCCGGGACGGTCGGGGGGCGAAGCGGGATCTGGACGACCTCCTGGACGATGTTCACGATGCACCCCCAGGGCGTCGGGGTGGGGCAGTTCAAGTGGCACTACCTCAAAGCCCAGCGTGAGGCGTTCAAGACCCACGACTACCCCTGGCAGTACACGCACTGGGCCCACAACGAGTTCCTGCAGTGGTTCTGCGAGGCGGGCGTCGCAGGAGGCGTCCTGCTGCTCCTGATGTTCGGACTGTGGTTCTTCGCCTTCTTCGGCAAGGTGTTCCGCAGGGACTCCCTTGCTCCGGAGGTCATCTGGGGCTGTGCGCTCGTGGCCCTGATCCTGTTCAACGCGCTCTGGACGCGGCCGTTCCACCGGATCGAGAACACCCTGTGGCTGGCTTTAGCCTTCGCTGTCACCAATCGGGAGGTCCTGAAGGGGCGTCTGGGCTGGAGGGCGTCCTTCTCCACCGGCTTCACGAAGCTGATCGGCGTATCCTTCGTGGCCGTCGCCCTGGTGGGGCTGATCTACCTGGGGAGCGGCATCGAGGGAAACCTTCTGCTGCGTCAGGCGCTCTCCACCCGGTCCGCGACGGGGCAGCGCGGCCTGTTGGAGCGTGCGGCACGGCACCCGATAGTGCGTGAGGATGCCTTGAAGAACCTGGGCTACCATTACTACCAGGTGGGGGAGCAGACGAACGACATCCAGGCGATGGCCCAGGGATTCCGCCTGTTGTGGCAGCACTTCCTGAGGGAGCCCCACTCCGAGGACATGAGCACACTGCTGCAATGGGCGCAGCAATTCCAGCAAGTCGAGCCCTTGAAGGAGCTGGTCAGCTACCTCAAGCCCGGGACCTATCGCCTGGAGACGCGTAAGGGGGTGCAGGACAGCCAGGGCAATCCCGTGGATGCGGTGCTGATGGTTCCCATCCAGGGTTCGGGCGGCATGCACGTCGCCTCGCCGGAGGAGCCCGAGGCGTCCCCCGAATCCGGGGCCCCGGAGGCCCCGGCCCTGTCGGACGAGGAACCCATCTCCCGCTAG
- a CDS encoding AAA family ATPase, protein MPLRKLFLKDFTAFDELELEFSPGLNIFIGLNGTGKTHVMKVLYSACRTVDRKVSFPQKLVSCFGTEAHKISRLVRRSRGNNAARVSVEAGGREQQRTKEKLSCTFNRKTRHLDAEVTGRDGWERQSSKKNGIKNSIFIPAKEILANAYNLGAAVERGNVSFDDTYLDIINAAKIDLGTPVVMDGSQSNSLDESHIKSLEKIIGGKTLFDNGRDEFYLKKGYSKLEFNLVAEGVRKVALLWLLVKNGALPPGAILFWDEPDANINPTHIPALVDFLIALQHSGVQIFIATHDYILAKYFELRAMEPIAFFSFYDEKGTINCEKKDSFKGLKHNTIMHAWEMLLDEVYRDRME, encoded by the coding sequence ATGCCGTTACGGAAACTTTTTTTGAAAGATTTTACTGCCTTTGACGAGCTGGAGTTGGAGTTCTCTCCTGGACTCAACATTTTCATCGGTCTCAACGGCACGGGCAAGACACACGTAATGAAGGTCCTCTATAGTGCGTGCAGGACGGTGGACAGGAAGGTCTCGTTTCCCCAAAAACTCGTCAGCTGTTTTGGTACAGAAGCACACAAGATTTCGCGTCTGGTTAGGAGAAGCCGCGGCAACAACGCCGCAAGGGTCTCCGTGGAAGCAGGAGGCCGCGAACAACAGCGTACTAAAGAGAAGCTCTCTTGCACTTTCAACCGTAAAACCAGGCACTTGGACGCTGAGGTAACGGGGAGAGACGGTTGGGAACGACAGTCTTCCAAGAAAAATGGCATCAAAAACAGCATTTTTATCCCTGCCAAGGAAATTCTTGCCAACGCCTATAACCTTGGTGCTGCCGTGGAACGGGGCAATGTCTCCTTCGATGATACCTACCTTGATATCATCAACGCCGCCAAGATAGACCTCGGCACCCCTGTCGTCATGGATGGAAGCCAGAGCAACAGTCTTGATGAAAGCCATATCAAGAGCCTCGAAAAAATCATTGGGGGAAAGACGCTTTTTGACAACGGACGTGATGAATTTTATTTAAAGAAAGGGTATTCAAAGCTTGAATTTAACCTTGTTGCCGAAGGAGTCCGCAAGGTTGCCCTGTTGTGGCTGCTTGTTAAAAACGGCGCACTTCCGCCAGGGGCCATTCTCTTTTGGGATGAGCCCGACGCCAACATCAACCCAACCCACATTCCCGCCCTGGTGGACTTCCTTATTGCCCTTCAGCACAGTGGCGTACAGATCTTTATCGCCACACATGATTACATCCTTGCAAAGTATTTTGAGCTCCGGGCCATGGAGCCTATCGCCTTCTTTTCCTTTTACGATGAGAAGGGAACCATAAATTGTGAGAAGAAGGATAGTTTTAAAGGGCTGAAACATAACACGATCATGCATGCCTGGGAAATGTTGCTGGACGAGGTGTACAGGGACAGGATGGAATGA
- a CDS encoding Fic family protein codes for MVLENKLGMTDPSELAREEERLSKKKALELFESGCLDSLETGTYAALAEIHRRLFDEIYDFAGRMRRVNIAKGNFRFVPLMYLEAALRTIDRMPQSTFDEIVEKYVEMNVAHPFREGNGRSTRIWLDLIFRKELGVVVDWSRVDKEDYLLAMERSPVRDIEIKHLLKRALTDKIDDRAVCMRSIDHSYHYEGYSAFRTEDL; via the coding sequence ATGGTATTGGAGAACAAATTAGGGATGACGGACCCCTCCGAGCTCGCGAGGGAGGAGGAGAGGCTCAGCAAAAAAAAAGCCCTTGAGCTGTTCGAGAGCGGTTGCCTGGACTCGTTGGAGACGGGTACCTATGCCGCGCTCGCGGAGATTCATCGCCGTCTGTTCGATGAAATCTATGATTTTGCGGGTAGGATGCGTCGGGTCAACATCGCGAAGGGCAATTTCCGCTTTGTCCCGTTGATGTATCTCGAGGCTGCGCTGCGGACCATCGACAGGATGCCTCAGTCCACCTTCGACGAGATCGTCGAGAAGTACGTCGAGATGAACGTTGCGCATCCTTTCAGGGAGGGCAACGGCAGAAGTACGCGCATCTGGCTGGACCTGATCTTCAGAAAAGAGTTGGGCGTAGTCGTCGATTGGAGCAGGGTCGACAAGGAGGACTACCTGCTGGCGATGGAGCGCAGCCCTGTCAGGGACATAGAGATCAAGCATCTGCTGAAGAGGGCGTTGACGGACAAAATCGACGACCGCGCGGTCTGTATGCGGAGCATCGATCACAGCTATCACTACGAAGGATACTCCGCCTTCCGGACGGAGGACCTGTGA
- a CDS encoding CtsR family transcriptional regulator — protein MSNLTRTIEKYIHELFESEGDESIVSLRRKELAETFGCVPSQINYVLRSRFTPERGFLVESQRGGHGYIRILRVAFEAPEDRLSHIDAIVGDSITEQECRKLLLALQERGLLSARERLIIEVALRHEEEMGRNEFDLSPHKRSVIQANMLKKMLRSLMLA, from the coding sequence TTGTCCAATCTGACCCGAACCATCGAAAAGTACATTCACGAGCTCTTCGAGTCCGAGGGGGACGAGTCCATCGTTTCCCTGAGGCGCAAGGAGCTGGCCGAGACGTTCGGCTGCGTGCCCAGCCAGATCAATTACGTCCTCCGCAGCCGTTTCACGCCGGAGCGGGGCTTTTTGGTCGAGAGCCAGAGGGGCGGGCACGGGTACATCCGCATCCTGCGCGTCGCTTTCGAGGCCCCCGAGGACCGGCTCAGCCATATCGACGCGATCGTCGGGGACTCCATCACCGAGCAGGAGTGCCGGAAGTTGCTCCTGGCCCTTCAGGAGCGCGGGCTGCTCTCGGCGCGGGAGCGTCTCATCATCGAGGTCGCCCTGAGGCACGAGGAGGAGATGGGGCGGAACGAGTTCGACCTCTCCCCCCACAAGCGCAGCGTCATTCAGGCAAATATGCTAAAAAAGATGCTGCGCAGCCTGATGCTGGCTTAA
- the def gene encoding peptide deformylase — MAEYKEVASGMLDGVELEVRCFPDPVLKKPAEPVEEFDEELAGFVERMRAAMRAHDGVGLAAPQVGVSRRIALVEYDGQSFVLINPRLLEQRGEQTGEEGCLSFPGIYAEVKRPSWVRVEARDERGELRVHEVEDFLARAFLHEMDHLDGKLFIDHLSPIKRGMIRTKMRKRAAAAR, encoded by the coding sequence ATGGCGGAGTACAAGGAAGTAGCTTCAGGTATGCTGGATGGGGTGGAGCTGGAGGTTCGCTGCTTCCCCGACCCGGTGCTCAAGAAGCCGGCCGAGCCCGTCGAGGAGTTCGACGAGGAGCTGGCCGGTTTCGTGGAGAGGATGCGCGCCGCCATGCGTGCGCACGATGGCGTCGGGCTGGCAGCCCCCCAGGTGGGGGTATCCCGGAGGATCGCCCTGGTGGAATACGATGGGCAGTCCTTCGTCCTGATCAACCCCCGCCTGCTGGAGCAGAGGGGCGAGCAGACGGGGGAGGAGGGGTGCCTGAGCTTCCCGGGCATATACGCCGAGGTGAAGCGCCCCTCCTGGGTCCGGGTCGAGGCGCGCGACGAGAGGGGCGAGCTCCGCGTCCACGAGGTCGAGGACTTCCTGGCCAGGGCGTTCCTGCACGAGATGGACCACCTGGACGGCAAGCTCTTCATCGACCACCTCTCGCCCATCAAGCGGGGGATGATCCGGACCAAGATGCGCAAGCGCGCGGCCGCCGCCCGATGA
- a CDS encoding methionyl-tRNA formyltransferase translates to MTHLWFMGSGAFAARCLTHLSASLPLGVSLDRVVTGNPTRAGRGLRETVSRVEETALALGLPLERTGPLSENGPLLEAVTASPPDAILVMDFAQLIREPFLNAPRWGCLNIHPSLLPRWRGAAPVQRALMNGDKETGATVFRLVPEMDAGPILRQVSIPIEPTATACELYEKLSLRGSQIALEGVQCLLNRPNNVFHFFQEQDDGAATYAPKIGKAEGGVSWDWEALRIHNVVRALDASFGAFTAVRGARLKIWRTLPCGEGEGKDVGRVLRFSDGFPVVGCGGGALRLDEVQAEGKKRVGGDEWARGLRLKEGDAL, encoded by the coding sequence ATGACACACCTCTGGTTCATGGGGAGCGGAGCGTTCGCGGCCCGGTGCCTGACGCACCTGAGCGCGTCGCTCCCCCTCGGCGTCTCCCTCGATCGCGTGGTCACCGGGAACCCCACGCGCGCGGGACGCGGCCTGAGGGAGACCGTCTCCCGTGTCGAGGAGACCGCCCTGGCCCTGGGGCTCCCCCTGGAGCGGACGGGCCCCCTGTCCGAAAACGGGCCTTTGCTGGAGGCCGTCACCGCCTCCCCCCCCGACGCCATCCTCGTCATGGACTTCGCCCAGCTGATCCGGGAGCCGTTCCTGAACGCCCCCCGCTGGGGCTGTCTCAACATCCATCCCTCCCTCCTTCCCCGCTGGCGCGGCGCCGCGCCGGTCCAGCGGGCCCTGATGAACGGGGACAAGGAGACGGGAGCGACCGTCTTTCGCCTCGTCCCGGAGATGGACGCCGGCCCAATCCTGCGCCAGGTCTCCATACCCATCGAGCCGACCGCCACGGCCTGTGAACTTTATGAGAAATTGAGTTTGAGGGGGAGCCAAATCGCCCTTGAAGGTGTACAATGTTTACTAAATAGACCAAACAATGTATTTCATTTTTTTCAAGAGCAAGACGACGGCGCCGCTACCTACGCTCCAAAGATCGGCAAGGCGGAGGGCGGGGTGTCGTGGGACTGGGAGGCCCTGCGGATCCACAACGTCGTCCGCGCTCTCGACGCCTCCTTTGGGGCCTTCACGGCCGTGAGGGGGGCGAGGCTCAAGATATGGAGGACCCTGCCCTGTGGAGAGGGGGAGGGGAAAGACGTTGGGCGCGTGCTGCGTTTTTCCGATGGTTTTCCGGTCGTGGGCTGCGGGGGGGGCGCCCTGCGTCTCGACGAGGTCCAGGCCGAGGGGAAGAAGCGGGTCGGAGGGGACGAATGGGCGCGCGGCCTGCGTCTGAAGGAGGGGGATGCACTGTGA
- a CDS encoding 4Fe-4S dicluster domain-containing protein: MAKGRVEVREDYCKSCGLCVAVCPKKVLSISDRINPKGYRPVEQSQEGCIACALCARICPDVVLTVYRTDE; this comes from the coding sequence ATGGCGAAAGGACGAGTGGAGGTTCGGGAGGATTACTGTAAGAGCTGCGGGCTTTGTGTGGCGGTCTGCCCCAAGAAGGTCCTGAGTATTTCCGACAGGATCAACCCCAAGGGGTACCGCCCGGTGGAGCAGTCTCAGGAGGGATGCATCGCCTGTGCGCTGTGCGCCCGCATCTGTCCGGACGTGGTCCTGACGGTCTATCGTACCGACGAGTGA
- the vorB gene encoding 3-methyl-2-oxobutanoate dehydrogenase subunit VorB, translating to MAKVLMKGTEAIAEAAIQAGCRYFYGYPITPQNEIPEYMSSRLPQVGGVFLQCESEVASINALMGGAATGYRAMTTSSSPGISLMAEGMSYIAMGELPCVIVNVMRAGPGLGGILPAQGDYFQATRNAGHGDYRMIVLAPDNLQEAVDLIQDGFDLSQKYRTPVMVLADGFMGQMMEAVEIKTRTIEDPKSNAEWALGWRKERGGARTIVYNLKLKPEDLEIQVTHLQQKYLKIRENEQRVERYLVEDAELVIAAYGTTSRMARTAIDRLRNDGLKVGLIRPITLWPYPVKGFRDLPASVKLLLDVEMSSEYQMLDDVKISTECRLPVETYGRWGGFTPSVHEIEDKCRELLGKK from the coding sequence ATGGCGAAAGTTTTGATGAAGGGGACGGAGGCTATTGCGGAGGCCGCCATTCAGGCGGGTTGTCGGTATTTTTATGGATATCCGATCACGCCGCAGAACGAGATTCCCGAGTATATGTCGTCGCGCCTTCCGCAGGTCGGGGGCGTGTTCCTTCAGTGCGAGAGCGAGGTTGCGTCCATCAACGCTTTGATGGGCGGGGCGGCCACGGGGTACCGCGCGATGACCACCTCGTCGAGCCCCGGCATCTCCCTGATGGCAGAGGGGATGTCCTACATCGCGATGGGCGAGCTGCCCTGCGTCATCGTCAACGTGATGCGGGCCGGCCCCGGACTGGGTGGGATTCTGCCCGCTCAGGGCGACTACTTCCAGGCGACGCGGAACGCGGGGCACGGGGACTACCGCATGATCGTGCTGGCCCCCGACAACCTGCAGGAGGCCGTGGACCTGATCCAGGACGGGTTCGACCTCTCCCAGAAGTACCGGACGCCGGTGATGGTGCTGGCCGACGGCTTCATGGGGCAGATGATGGAGGCCGTGGAGATCAAGACGCGCACGATCGAGGATCCCAAGTCCAACGCGGAGTGGGCCCTCGGCTGGCGCAAGGAGCGCGGCGGTGCGCGTACGATCGTCTACAACCTCAAGCTGAAGCCCGAGGACCTGGAGATCCAGGTGACGCACCTTCAGCAGAAGTACCTGAAGATCCGCGAGAACGAGCAGAGGGTTGAGCGCTACCTGGTGGAGGACGCGGAGTTGGTGATCGCCGCCTATGGGACGACGAGCCGCATGGCCCGGACGGCCATAGACCGCCTGAGGAATGACGGGCTCAAGGTGGGGCTGATCCGGCCCATCACCCTGTGGCCCTATCCGGTGAAGGGATTCAGGGATCTGCCCGCCTCGGTCAAACTGCTGCTGGACGTGGAGATGAGCTCGGAGTATCAGATGCTCGACGACGTCAAGATCTCGACCGAGTGCCGGCTACCCGTGGAGACCTACGGCCGGTGGGGCGGCTTCACGCCGTCCGTGCACGAGATCGAGGACAAGTGCAGGGAACTGCTCGGGAAGAAGTAG
- a CDS encoding thiamine pyrophosphate-dependent enzyme: MSETKVFEMTKTWQRDVHTHYCPGCMHGVAHRLVCEAIDELGIQEDTIGIAPVGCAVVMHQYIDVDFIEAAHGRAPVLAYGIKAVRPDKIVFSYQGDGDLASIGMGEVVHAVNRAWPLTIIFINNAIYGMTGGQMAPTTLLGQRATTCIGGRDAKVSGYPIRMSEMLATLAGPAYIERVALSQPKYIMQAKAAIKKAFKNQVDKRGFSFVEVLSTCPTNWGMRPVDALKWVDENMIPYYPLGVKKDFE, encoded by the coding sequence ATGAGCGAGACGAAAGTTTTTGAGATGACGAAGACCTGGCAGAGGGACGTGCACACGCACTACTGCCCGGGCTGTATGCACGGCGTGGCCCACCGCCTGGTCTGCGAGGCCATAGACGAGCTGGGGATTCAGGAGGACACGATCGGCATCGCCCCAGTGGGCTGCGCCGTCGTCATGCACCAGTACATCGATGTGGACTTCATCGAGGCCGCCCACGGCCGCGCTCCCGTCCTTGCCTACGGGATCAAGGCCGTCAGGCCCGATAAGATCGTCTTTTCCTATCAGGGCGACGGCGACCTGGCCTCGATCGGAATGGGGGAGGTCGTCCACGCGGTCAACAGGGCCTGGCCCCTGACGATTATCTTCATCAACAACGCCATCTACGGCATGACCGGCGGTCAGATGGCGCCCACGACGCTCCTGGGCCAGAGGGCGACCACCTGCATCGGGGGGCGCGACGCCAAGGTGAGCGGGTACCCCATCCGGATGAGCGAGATGCTGGCCACCCTGGCCGGGCCGGCCTACATTGAGCGCGTGGCGCTCTCCCAGCCCAAGTACATCATGCAGGCCAAGGCCGCGATCAAGAAGGCCTTCAAGAATCAGGTGGACAAGAGGGGGTTCTCCTTCGTCGAGGTGCTCTCGACCTGCCCGACCAACTGGGGCATGCGTCCCGTGGACGCCCTGAAGTGGGTGGATGAGAACATGATTCCCTACTATCCTCTGGGCGTCAAGAAGGATTTCGAGTGA
- a CDS encoding 2-oxoacid:acceptor oxidoreductase family protein encodes MADNGGKKFERTLVAAGFGGQGLMVLGQLIAYTGNAEGRNVSWLPSYGPEMRGGTANCSVVISDEKVGSPVVSDADAVVVMTQPSLTKFKNDVKKGGVLIYNSDLVKLEGENVRSDIRTIAVPANKIASETGSDKVANIVMLGTLVAATDMVSDSMCIEMIKEKLGTKKPQFLPMNLKAYEAGKAIVK; translated from the coding sequence ATGGCGGACAACGGAGGAAAGAAGTTCGAGCGCACGCTGGTTGCGGCGGGTTTCGGCGGACAGGGATTGATGGTGCTGGGCCAGCTGATCGCCTACACGGGCAACGCGGAGGGACGCAACGTCTCCTGGCTGCCCTCCTATGGGCCCGAGATGAGGGGCGGTACGGCCAACTGCAGCGTCGTCATCTCCGACGAGAAGGTGGGGTCCCCGGTCGTCTCCGATGCGGATGCCGTGGTGGTGATGACCCAGCCGTCCCTGACCAAGTTCAAGAACGACGTCAAGAAGGGCGGGGTCCTTATCTACAATAGCGACCTGGTCAAGCTGGAGGGGGAGAACGTCCGCAGCGACATCCGCACCATCGCCGTTCCAGCCAATAAGATTGCCAGCGAGACCGGCAGCGACAAGGTGGCCAACATCGTGATGCTGGGTACCCTCGTCGCGGCCACTGATATGGTGAGCGACTCGATGTGCATCGAGATGATCAAGGAGAAGCTGGGTACGAAGAAGCCGCAGTTCCTGCCCATGAACCTGAAGGCCTACGAGGCGGGCAAAGCCATCGTGAAGTAA
- a CDS encoding DnaJ domain-containing protein has product MNQLDYYQILSVSNDATNAEIEDAYRRMSALFGPQVNPEPFAARIYAAATEAYEVLSDPVRKSAYDRARQPLQEDTDEGDDGSFGDGWAREDAAYTEAKFSDRGGERTTRANAWRYSSETDWEDVEYSDIPESPRRKKNLPNPPHHYVVERPVGGEWVEREEAAARPRSYFSHWRFWAALSACMFMGYLISRTVAWGLDAAKKDSLLNLTTFFSASPGSAF; this is encoded by the coding sequence ATGAACCAGCTGGACTACTATCAAATCCTGAGCGTCTCGAACGATGCAACGAACGCGGAGATCGAGGACGCCTACCGGAGAATGTCCGCCCTTTTCGGGCCCCAGGTGAACCCGGAACCCTTCGCCGCCAGGATCTACGCGGCCGCGACGGAGGCCTACGAAGTTCTGAGTGATCCGGTACGCAAAAGTGCGTACGATCGAGCTCGACAGCCCCTCCAAGAGGATACGGACGAGGGGGACGACGGCTCTTTCGGAGACGGATGGGCCCGGGAGGACGCCGCATATACGGAAGCCAAGTTCTCGGACCGGGGTGGAGAACGAACAACCCGCGCCAACGCTTGGCGGTACTCCTCCGAAACGGACTGGGAGGACGTGGAGTACTCGGACATCCCTGAGTCGCCCCGCAGGAAGAAAAACCTGCCGAATCCGCCCCACCACTACGTCGTAGAGAGGCCCGTCGGAGGGGAATGGGTGGAACGGGAGGAAGCTGCGGCAAGACCCCGCTCCTATTTTTCCCATTGGAGGTTCTGGGCGGCCCTTTCCGCGTGCATGTTCATGGGGTACCTGATATCGAGGACGGTCGCATGGGGGCTGGACGCCGCCAAAAAGGACAGCCTGCTCAACCTGACGACGTTTTTTTCTGCCTCGCCTGGATCGGCTTTCTGA
- a CDS encoding MgtC/SapB family protein, whose protein sequence is MNMQINDLAAAILGGWTEGLNVRSVVLRILLSVVLAAIIGCERSSKRHAAGLRTFILVSLASTTAMLTDLYLCRSATEGFPLISAAAVVGAAMVSVNAILFSSRSQIKGLTTAAALWCCGLVGMALGAGLYTVASISFLALFSSLALFPPIERYMKDNSNHFEIHLELKSKGNLQYFVTTVRSLGIRIEDIESNPAYLNSGLSVYTVSLTINSAELKKYKKHSEIIEALRSLEYIAHIEEIN, encoded by the coding sequence ATGAATATGCAAATCAACGACCTGGCCGCGGCCATTCTGGGGGGATGGACGGAGGGGCTCAATGTCCGCTCCGTCGTGCTGAGAATTTTGCTGTCGGTCGTGCTGGCGGCGATTATCGGCTGTGAACGCTCCAGCAAGCGGCACGCCGCCGGGCTGCGCACCTTCATCCTCGTCTCCCTGGCCTCCACGACGGCCATGCTGACGGACCTGTACCTTTGCCGATCCGCAACGGAGGGCTTCCCCCTCATCTCGGCGGCGGCCGTGGTCGGCGCCGCTATGGTCAGCGTCAACGCCATCCTGTTCAGCTCGAGGAGCCAGATCAAGGGTTTGACCACGGCGGCGGCCCTCTGGTGCTGCGGACTGGTCGGGATGGCGCTGGGCGCCGGGCTCTACACGGTGGCGTCGATCTCCTTTCTGGCCCTGTTCTCCAGCCTGGCCCTGTTTCCGCCTATCGAGCGGTACATGAAGGACAACTCGAACCATTTCGAGATCCATCTGGAGCTGAAGAGCAAGGGCAACCTGCAGTACTTCGTCACGACGGTCCGGAGCCTGGGGATCCGGATCGAGGACATAGAATCCAACCCCGCGTACCTGAACTCGGGGCTGAGCGTCTATACCGTATCCCTGACCATCAACAGCGCCGAGCTGAAGAAGTACAAAAAACACAGCGAGATCATCGAGGCCCTGCGCTCGCTCGAGTACATCGCACACATCGAGGAGATCAACTGA